The following are encoded in a window of Sminthopsis crassicaudata isolate SCR6 chromosome 5, ASM4859323v1, whole genome shotgun sequence genomic DNA:
- the LOC141543295 gene encoding E3 ubiquitin-protein ligase TRIM17-like, with translation MAATVEILKKMQSKITCSICRDYFCDPVTIGCGHNFCQACISFSWRIRAPAFSCPECKQVSQDREIPLVNRRLAELTELGKQFSSKLLESTEEQSQCETHKKPLKNFCEEDLTALCVTCCETPEHGAHKISSIQEAAQKYRRELQHLQIRLGKHLEEDEELHSLRGSPVCEWLYLFRLEKSKVHTLLEEEESRSLQRCKQQEKARRDRLKEYGKSLKDLMLELKETRHRLNLDLLQDAKQLLGRCEAVLAQRAQAVIPVLEEYYTPGLIKILYKFKVDLTMDPTSADSSVTVSEDLKSAKAGEGWQVETKFPDDFPRHYVFAKQSFTLGDQYWVVDVTQLSQWTLGIYTPRMRTFEGMEVDSAVILLHCVKKEGEYYLQTYPGSLNHRVKGPLPLIGVYLHGMPGTVVFYNVLQGTLIYRFSLLIFKGPVTPVFSPGPPLPGTNPGTMTLFPADSHPCACCYSRG, from the coding sequence ATGGCTGCTACTGTggaaattctgaagaaaatgcAGAGTAAGATCACCTGTAGTATCTGCAGGGACTACTTCTGTGATCCTGTCACCATTGGGTGTGGGCACAACTTTTGCCAAGCTTGTATCTCCTTCAGCTGGAGAATTAGAGCCCCAGCTTTTTCCTGTCCTGAATGCAAGCAAGTGTCCCAGGACAGGGAGATCCCACTAGTGAACAGGCGCCTAGCAGAGTTGACTGAGCTGGGCAAACAGTTCAGCTCCAAACTTTTGGAGAGCACTGAAGAACAGAGCCAGTGTGAAACTCACAAGAAACCCTTGAAGAACTTTTGTGAAGAGGATCTGACAGCACTGTGTGTGACATGTTGTGAAACCCCAGAGCATGGGGCTCACAAGATCTCCTCTATACAAGAAGCTGCTCAGAAATACAGGAGGGAGCTCCAGCACCTTCAGATTCGCTTGGGGAAACATTTGGAGGAAGATGAAGAACTTCATAGTCTGAGGGGGAGTCCTGTTTGTGAGTGGCTATATTTGTTTCGCCTTGAAAAAAGTAAAGTACACACTcttctggaggaagaagaatccCGAAGTCTTCAAAGATGTAAACAACAGGAAAAGGCCAGGAGGGACAGACTAAAAGAGTACGGGAAAAGTCTGAAGGACCTCATGCTAGAGCTGAAGGAAACACGCCACCGACTCAATCTGGATCTGCTGCAGGATGCCAAGCAGCTGCTGGGAAGGTGTGAGGCTGTGTTGGCCCAAAGGGCCCAGGCTGTCATCCCAGTTCTGGAAGAATATTACACTCCTGGCCTGATAAAGATACTCTACAAATTCAAAGTGGATCTCACCATGGATCCCACATCAGCTGATTCCTCTGTGACTGTTTCAGAGGATCTCAAGAGTGCCAAGGCTGGAGAAGGCTGGCAGGTGGAGACCAAGTTTCCTGATGACTTCCCCCGCCATTATGTCTTTGCTAAGCAGTCCTTCACCTTAGGTGACCAGTACTGGGTGGTGGATGTGACTCAACTCTCCCAGTGGACCTTGGGGATCTACACCCCACGCATGAGGACCTTTGAAGGAATGGAGGTGGATTCTGCTGTGATTCTGCTGCACTGTGTCAAGAAGGAAGGGGAATACTATTTACAGACATATCCTGGATCATTGAACCATCGAGTAAAAGGCCCTCTACCTTTGATTGGAGTGTACCTGCATGGTATGCCTGGCACTGTTGTCTTTTATAATGTTCTGCAGGGCACCCTCATTTACAGGTTCAGTCTTTTGATCTTCAAAGGGCCTGTTACTCCCGTATTTTCCCCTGGTCCTCCGCTTCCAGGAACAAACCCAGGTACCATGACTCTCTTTCCTGCAGACTCTCATCCATGTGCTTGCTGCTATTCACGTGGCTGA